The Nocardioides campestrisoli genome includes a window with the following:
- a CDS encoding thiolase family protein: MTRAVIVDIVRTASGKGKPGGALSGVHPADLLATTIKALVERTGVDPGLVEDVIAGCVGQVGDQTLNIARTAALVAGLPEHVPGVTVDRQCGSSQQAAHFAAQGVIAGAYDVAIACGVESMSRVPMFSNLAGGDPLGPLDARYPEGLPSQGYGAELMAARWGLDRGALDEFAARSHRLAAEASASGAFDHEIVPVQITDADGASHAHLQDETVRAGTSVDGLGGLRSAFHDDEMAAKYPEIQWHITPGNSSPLTDGASAALIMSEEKASALGLTPRAAFHTFSVTGSDPVLMLSGVIPATEKALKRSGLHLADIDAFEVNEAFAPVPLAWAKELGVDLAKVNPRGGAIALGHPLGGSGTRLMATLVNHLEATGGRYGLQTMCEGGGMANATIIERL; the protein is encoded by the coding sequence ATGACTCGCGCCGTGATCGTCGACATCGTCCGCACCGCCTCCGGGAAGGGCAAGCCAGGCGGCGCGCTCTCCGGCGTGCACCCGGCGGACCTCCTCGCCACCACCATCAAGGCCCTCGTCGAACGCACCGGGGTGGACCCGGGCCTCGTCGAGGACGTCATCGCTGGCTGCGTCGGCCAGGTCGGCGACCAGACCCTCAACATCGCCCGCACCGCCGCCCTGGTCGCCGGGCTGCCGGAGCACGTCCCAGGCGTGACGGTCGACCGCCAGTGCGGCTCCAGCCAGCAGGCCGCCCACTTCGCCGCCCAAGGGGTCATCGCCGGGGCGTACGACGTCGCGATCGCCTGCGGCGTCGAGTCGATGAGCCGGGTGCCGATGTTCTCCAACCTCGCCGGCGGCGACCCGCTCGGCCCGCTCGACGCGCGCTACCCCGAGGGCCTGCCCTCTCAGGGCTACGGCGCTGAGCTCATGGCCGCCCGCTGGGGGCTCGACCGCGGTGCGCTCGACGAGTTCGCGGCGCGCTCGCACCGACTGGCCGCCGAGGCCTCCGCGAGCGGCGCCTTCGACCACGAGATCGTGCCGGTGCAGATCACCGACGCCGACGGCGCCAGCCACGCCCACCTGCAGGACGAGACCGTGCGGGCCGGCACCTCCGTCGATGGCCTCGGTGGCCTTCGCTCGGCGTTCCACGACGACGAGATGGCTGCCAAGTACCCCGAGATCCAGTGGCACATCACCCCGGGCAACTCCTCCCCGCTGACAGACGGCGCCTCCGCGGCGCTGATCATGAGCGAGGAGAAGGCCTCCGCCCTCGGCCTCACCCCGCGGGCGGCCTTCCACACCTTCTCGGTCACCGGCAGCGACCCGGTGCTCATGCTCTCGGGCGTCATCCCTGCCACCGAGAAGGCGCTCAAGCGCTCCGGCCTGCACCTGGCCGACATCGACGCCTTCGAGGTCAACGAGGCGTTCGCCCCCGTCCCCCTGGCGTGGGCCAAGGAGCTCGGCGTGGATCTCGCGAAGGTCAACCCCCGCGGCGGCGCGATCGCGCTCGGCCACCCGCTCGGCGGTTCAGGGACGCGCCTCATGGCGACCCTGGTCAACCACCTCGAGGCCACGGGCGGACGCTACGGCCTGCAGACCATGTGCGAAGGCGGCGGCATGGCCAACGCCACCATCATCGAGCGGCTCTGA
- a CDS encoding enoyl-CoA hydratase/isomerase family protein, which produces MSDNEVTLGTPADGVRQITLNRPDRLNTMNAALVAGLHRALDEVEVDRDCRVVLLTGAGRAFCAGLDLAGYGDPGREEEMGVPLATLDRQREIARLTQRLHDLPHPVIAAVNGAAAGGGLALVLASDIRIATPEAVFAVSFIRAGYSACDIGVSWLLPRIVGAGRAHELMLTGRRFSAEEAERAGMLADVVPAERLLATALEKAEEIKLNAPASVSLTKQGMWAALEMPTLATAIEFENRQQVITALTQDAAEARAAFLEKRPPSYQHR; this is translated from the coding sequence ATGAGCGACAACGAGGTCACCCTGGGCACGCCCGCCGACGGCGTACGGCAGATCACCCTGAACCGACCCGACCGGCTGAACACCATGAACGCCGCACTGGTGGCAGGCCTGCACCGTGCGCTCGACGAGGTGGAGGTGGACCGCGACTGCCGCGTCGTCCTGCTCACGGGCGCGGGCCGCGCCTTCTGCGCCGGCCTCGACCTGGCCGGGTACGGCGATCCCGGGCGCGAGGAGGAGATGGGCGTGCCGCTCGCCACGCTGGACCGTCAGCGCGAGATCGCGCGCCTCACTCAGCGTCTGCACGACCTTCCTCACCCCGTCATCGCCGCGGTCAACGGCGCGGCTGCGGGCGGAGGGCTGGCCCTCGTGCTCGCCAGCGACATCCGGATCGCGACCCCGGAGGCCGTCTTCGCCGTCTCCTTCATCAGGGCCGGCTACTCGGCCTGCGACATCGGGGTCTCCTGGCTGCTGCCGCGGATCGTCGGCGCCGGCCGGGCGCACGAACTGATGCTCACCGGACGCCGTTTCTCGGCCGAGGAGGCCGAGCGGGCCGGGATGCTCGCCGACGTGGTCCCCGCCGAGCGCCTCCTGGCGACCGCGCTGGAGAAGGCCGAGGAGATCAAGCTCAACGCACCCGCGTCGGTCAGCCTGACGAAGCAGGGCATGTGGGCGGCACTGGAGATGCCCACCCTTGCCACCGCGATCGAGTTCGAGAACCGCCAGCAGGTGATCACCGCCCTGACCCAGGACGCCGCGGAGGCGCGGGCCGCCTTCCTCGAGAAGCGACCCCCGAGCTACCAGCACCGCTGA
- a CDS encoding long-chain-fatty-acid--CoA ligase, producing MPNQPALPGLMMDVQLTTQLLHRRLLDVTGDCELVAVQDASGTARTQTFRETALRAGRLAAALARLGVREGDRVGTFSWNTAEHVEAYWGVMGMGAVLHTINLRLHSDQIAYTVQHADDRVVLLDGSLAEQFLPVLERCPGVEHVVVIGDLPAGVEVPGALHYEELLADESPDFPWPDLDERAAASLCYTSGTTGDPKGVLYSHRSITLHAIAMSGTEVYRLGADDRALSLVPLFHAMGWGLPFVTAVVGADLILPGRFLQPAPLGRIITEHRATWSAGVPTLWMDLLSHLDSPEGRDVSLESLRRILSGGTQVPTEMMRDYQRRFDVEVVQGWGMTEIFPGATVSQDLPGITEELRWQRRSLAGRISPLYEVRVNDATAGIQPHDGVATGEIEVRGPAVAGGYFRAPGTTEEKVTGDGWLRTGDVGTVDPQGWLRISDRAKDAIKSGGEWISSVDLENALMGHPSVREAAVVGRPDPRWSERPHAFVVVDGPVDEAELRTFLEKRVAKWWIPDTFDVVDHIPRTSTGKFNKLDLRERLVGSEEAAR from the coding sequence ATGCCCAACCAACCCGCGCTGCCCGGCCTGATGATGGACGTGCAGCTGACCACCCAGCTCCTCCACCGTCGCCTCCTGGACGTGACGGGCGACTGCGAGCTCGTCGCGGTCCAGGACGCCTCCGGCACGGCCAGGACCCAGACGTTCCGCGAGACCGCCCTGCGGGCGGGCCGGCTCGCAGCTGCGCTGGCCAGGCTGGGCGTCCGCGAGGGCGACCGGGTCGGCACGTTCTCCTGGAACACGGCCGAACACGTCGAGGCCTACTGGGGGGTGATGGGCATGGGGGCCGTACTGCACACCATCAACCTGCGGCTGCACTCGGACCAGATCGCCTACACAGTGCAGCACGCCGACGACCGGGTCGTGCTGCTGGACGGCTCGCTCGCCGAGCAGTTCCTGCCGGTGCTGGAGCGCTGCCCCGGCGTCGAGCACGTGGTCGTCATCGGCGACCTCCCGGCCGGCGTCGAGGTGCCCGGGGCGCTGCACTACGAGGAGCTGCTGGCCGACGAGTCGCCGGACTTCCCCTGGCCCGACCTCGACGAGCGCGCCGCAGCCTCCCTCTGCTACACCTCCGGCACGACCGGGGACCCGAAAGGCGTGCTCTACTCGCACCGCTCGATCACGCTGCACGCCATCGCCATGTCGGGGACAGAGGTCTACCGCTTGGGCGCCGACGACCGGGCGCTCTCCCTGGTGCCGCTCTTCCACGCGATGGGCTGGGGCCTCCCCTTCGTCACGGCAGTGGTGGGCGCCGACCTCATCCTCCCCGGCCGGTTCCTGCAGCCGGCCCCGCTGGGCCGGATCATCACCGAGCACCGTGCCACCTGGTCCGCCGGCGTGCCGACGCTGTGGATGGACCTGCTCAGCCACCTCGACTCCCCCGAGGGCCGCGACGTCTCGCTGGAGTCACTGCGCCGGATCCTCTCGGGCGGCACGCAGGTGCCGACCGAGATGATGCGCGACTACCAGCGCCGGTTCGACGTCGAGGTGGTCCAGGGCTGGGGCATGACCGAGATCTTCCCGGGCGCCACCGTGAGCCAGGACCTCCCGGGAATCACTGAGGAGCTCCGCTGGCAGCGGCGAAGCCTCGCCGGACGGATCAGCCCGCTCTACGAGGTCCGGGTGAACGACGCCACGGCGGGGATCCAGCCGCACGACGGCGTCGCCACCGGCGAGATCGAGGTGCGCGGCCCGGCGGTCGCCGGAGGCTACTTCCGCGCTCCCGGGACGACCGAGGAGAAGGTCACCGGCGACGGCTGGCTGCGGACCGGTGACGTCGGCACCGTCGACCCCCAGGGCTGGCTGCGGATCAGCGACCGCGCCAAGGACGCCATCAAGTCCGGCGGCGAGTGGATCTCGTCGGTCGACCTGGAGAACGCCCTGATGGGACACCCCTCAGTCCGTGAGGCGGCCGTGGTCGGACGCCCCGACCCGCGCTGGAGCGAGCGCCCGCACGCCTTCGTCGTGGTCGACGGACCCGTGGACGAGGCCGAGCTCCGCACGTTCCTGGAGAAGCGCGTCGCCAAGTGGTGGATCCCGGACACCTTCGACGTCGTCGACCACATCCCGCGCACCAGCACGGGCAAGTTCAACAAGCTCGACCTGAGGGAGCGCCTGGTCGGGAGCGAGGAGGCAGCACGATGA
- the dctP gene encoding TRAP transporter substrate-binding protein DctP, whose amino-acid sequence MHHKKALGLLAATSLGLLTACGGGGASSSDGEVTLTFASFLTEEHPASVAGDAWMKEVTERTDGAVTFETFYNGSLCGAPDSISCAEDRTADVVMAVPAYNPDMTLANIGSNAFVTSDLQANGDALNKLYQENDDFRAEYEDRGLTMLWTFNNSMPVMASVDEVGSLEDIDGMSVRASGAMSTGIAALGANPVAVDPAEIYESLERGVVEGAAFPLESIVDYRLTEVAPHVYDLGEFMGSYAMNAYTMNLDAFESLSDDHQDAIREVSEEIAGRYVADYLIPTMEENCRSLADAGTTVDRLGPEALGEKWADEAGDEQRQAWEMAASEYTDATAMFDAYLANIEEASSGDAPTTAEICAGA is encoded by the coding sequence ATGCACCACAAGAAGGCCCTGGGCCTCCTCGCCGCCACCTCCCTCGGACTGCTCACCGCGTGCGGGGGCGGCGGCGCGTCCAGCTCGGACGGCGAGGTCACCCTCACGTTCGCCAGCTTCCTCACCGAAGAGCACCCGGCCTCTGTGGCCGGCGATGCATGGATGAAGGAGGTCACCGAGCGCACCGACGGGGCGGTCACGTTCGAGACCTTCTACAACGGCTCGCTGTGCGGTGCCCCCGACAGCATCTCCTGCGCCGAGGACCGTACGGCGGACGTCGTCATGGCGGTGCCGGCGTACAACCCGGACATGACGCTGGCCAACATCGGCTCGAACGCCTTCGTGACCAGCGACCTGCAGGCCAACGGCGACGCGCTCAACAAGCTCTACCAGGAGAACGACGACTTCCGCGCGGAGTACGAGGACCGCGGCCTCACCATGCTCTGGACGTTCAACAACTCCATGCCGGTCATGGCCTCGGTCGACGAGGTCGGGTCGCTGGAGGACATCGACGGGATGTCGGTGCGCGCCTCCGGCGCGATGAGCACGGGTATCGCCGCGCTCGGCGCCAACCCGGTCGCGGTCGACCCGGCCGAGATCTACGAGTCCCTGGAGCGCGGAGTGGTCGAGGGCGCCGCCTTCCCGCTGGAGAGCATCGTCGACTACCGGCTCACCGAGGTCGCCCCGCACGTCTACGACCTGGGCGAGTTCATGGGCTCCTACGCCATGAACGCCTACACGATGAACCTCGACGCCTTCGAGTCGCTCAGCGACGATCACCAGGACGCGATCCGCGAGGTCAGCGAGGAGATCGCCGGCCGCTACGTGGCCGACTACCTCATCCCGACCATGGAGGAGAACTGCCGCTCGCTCGCCGACGCGGGCACCACCGTGGACCGCCTCGGCCCCGAGGCCCTGGGCGAGAAGTGGGCCGACGAGGCGGGCGACGAGCAGCGCCAGGCCTGGGAGATGGCCGCGTCCGAGTACACCGACGCGACCGCGATGTTCGACGCGTACCTCGCCAACATCGAGGAGGCGTCGTCCGGCGACGCTCCCACCACCGCCGAGATCTGCGCCGGCGCCTGA
- a CDS encoding TRAP transporter small permease subunit has protein sequence MKKIDEWVGRVSALLAMLAAVCTLAMMATMIADVANRVLGNGSLKGAYELSAMLLVVIVFLGFGYAERTETNVRVTLATSRMPHAVARVVRLVGGIVSTVVVALFARATWDQALVSMDRGEFTQGIVDFPVWPTKLVIAIGFTFLTLECLLGMWRRWTAPSEQDVHPDLPAEAHL, from the coding sequence ATGAAGAAGATCGACGAGTGGGTGGGAAGGGTCTCGGCCCTGCTCGCCATGCTGGCGGCCGTGTGCACGCTGGCGATGATGGCGACGATGATCGCCGACGTGGCGAACCGGGTGCTCGGCAACGGTTCGCTCAAGGGAGCCTACGAGCTCTCCGCGATGCTGCTGGTGGTCATCGTCTTCCTCGGGTTCGGCTACGCCGAGCGCACCGAGACCAACGTCCGGGTCACTCTCGCCACCTCGAGGATGCCCCACGCGGTGGCCCGCGTCGTCCGCCTGGTCGGAGGCATCGTGTCGACCGTCGTGGTCGCGCTCTTCGCGCGCGCGACGTGGGACCAGGCGTTGGTCTCCATGGACCGCGGTGAGTTCACCCAGGGCATCGTCGACTTCCCGGTATGGCCCACCAAGCTGGTCATCGCGATCGGCTTCACCTTCCTGACCCTCGAGTGCCTGCTGGGGATGTGGCGACGCTGGACCGCTCCCTCCGAGCAGGACGTCCACCCCGACCTGCCGGCGGAGGCCCACCTGTGA
- a CDS encoding TRAP transporter large permease, whose amino-acid sequence MSADLITLIVFGIFFFLLVAETPVSFALAAAGGVGIALLRDAELASSVLGSVPFGETHKYSLAIIPMYILLGMFALHGRLASRVYSAATVALRRLPGGLGIATVGACAGFAAVSGSSVATAASIGKISVHEMMRHGYKAPFAGGIVAVAGTLGILIPPSVALVLYGVIARESIADLLMAGVIPGIVAALAYSVFIALRAHKHVVPGKVSLKEALTAAGGKVVGGEDDEEVEITNFQRFRATAWIAAIFAAILLGMLTGLFTVIESAAIGAFIALVMLVVENIGDGLGTMMKRGKEAILEAASVTSMAFALVVGAGVLSTFLVMARVPMRLTEAVVGIDVPPWVIVVGILAVMVPLGMFLETLSILVIVVPLVHPVVTELGYSGVWFGVLFVMMLEIGLVTPPVGMNTFVVSMTSGLRLESVFRGVTPFVFVSLAVVALIFVVPDLALWLPEQLSDQN is encoded by the coding sequence GTGAGCGCCGACCTCATCACCCTCATCGTCTTCGGGATCTTCTTCTTCCTGCTGGTCGCCGAGACGCCTGTCTCCTTTGCGCTCGCGGCGGCCGGCGGTGTCGGCATCGCGCTCCTGCGCGACGCCGAGCTGGCCTCGTCGGTCCTGGGCTCCGTGCCCTTCGGCGAGACCCACAAGTACAGCCTCGCGATCATCCCGATGTACATCCTCCTCGGCATGTTCGCGCTGCACGGGCGGCTCGCTTCTCGCGTGTACAGTGCCGCCACCGTCGCCCTGCGCCGGCTGCCAGGCGGCCTGGGGATCGCCACCGTGGGCGCCTGCGCAGGGTTCGCCGCCGTCTCCGGCTCCTCGGTCGCCACCGCCGCCAGCATCGGCAAGATCTCGGTGCACGAGATGATGCGCCACGGCTACAAGGCGCCGTTCGCCGGCGGCATCGTGGCGGTCGCGGGCACCCTCGGCATCCTCATCCCGCCGAGCGTCGCGCTCGTCCTGTACGGCGTCATCGCCCGCGAGTCCATTGCCGACCTGCTGATGGCGGGCGTCATCCCCGGCATCGTCGCCGCCCTGGCCTACTCGGTATTCATCGCGCTGCGGGCCCACAAGCACGTCGTCCCGGGCAAGGTCTCGCTCAAGGAGGCCCTCACGGCCGCCGGCGGGAAGGTCGTCGGCGGCGAGGACGACGAGGAGGTCGAGATCACCAACTTCCAGCGCTTCCGCGCCACCGCGTGGATCGCCGCCATCTTCGCCGCCATCCTCCTCGGGATGCTGACGGGTCTCTTCACCGTCATCGAGTCCGCAGCCATCGGCGCCTTCATCGCGCTGGTCATGCTGGTCGTCGAGAACATCGGCGACGGGCTCGGCACGATGATGAAGCGCGGCAAGGAGGCGATCCTCGAGGCCGCCTCGGTGACGTCGATGGCCTTCGCGCTCGTCGTCGGCGCCGGAGTGCTCTCCACCTTCCTCGTCATGGCTCGTGTGCCGATGCGGCTCACCGAGGCCGTCGTCGGGATCGACGTGCCGCCCTGGGTGATCGTGGTCGGCATCCTCGCCGTCATGGTGCCGCTGGGCATGTTCCTGGAGACCCTCTCGATTCTGGTCATCGTGGTGCCGCTGGTGCACCCCGTGGTCACGGAGCTGGGCTACTCGGGTGTCTGGTTCGGTGTGCTCTTCGTGATGATGCTCGAGATCGGCCTGGTCACGCCGCCGGTGGGGATGAACACGTTCGTGGTCTCGATGACGTCGGGCCTGCGCCTGGAGTCGGTGTTCCGCGGGGTCACGCCGTTCGTCTTCGTCTCGCTGGCTGTCGTGGCGCTGATCTTCGTCGTCCCGGACCTTGCCCTCTGGCTGCCCGAACAGCTGTCCGACCAGAACTGA
- a CDS encoding AMP-binding protein gives MVLAHRRESTAGEVILRSLRRHAGSKTAFTWGEGDSKDRGSLSYGQALDAIGRTQAVLADAGLGPGSRIGILSGNRVDSWLTATAAWCSGLVVTYLHPIGSLADHLYQLSDARVEALFVDPAKFAERGATLAEQANLKHLYTFGSAEVGRDLHAAREQVGSHAPVDVADPDDLVWLNYTGGTTGRPKGVRYRHASVLGHSRSVLTDFELPADPRYLAAAPITHVAGTKILPVLLRGGSVHLLDGFTASGALRAIEEQRLTMALFVPTMIYTLLDDPALDSTDLSSLELVLYGASAMSPSRLAEGHERLGDVFAQLYGQSECYPISYLSRADHTRGREELPALLSSCGFPVHGTSVALLDSDGTPVPRGEAGEICVRGQAAMEGYHDLPALTEEALAGGWLHTGDIGTLDDSGFLTIVDRKKDMIVTGGFNVFPREVEDALTSHPDVATAAVYGVPDEKWGEAVTAAVVLKPGATVDEATLVARVKELKGSVQAPKHVHVLTELPMTAVGKIDKKQLRQQH, from the coding sequence ATGGTCCTGGCACACCGACGCGAGTCCACCGCGGGTGAGGTGATCCTCCGGTCCCTGCGCCGCCACGCGGGGTCCAAGACCGCCTTCACCTGGGGCGAGGGCGACAGCAAGGACCGCGGCTCGCTGAGCTACGGCCAGGCGCTCGACGCGATCGGCCGGACCCAGGCGGTGCTCGCCGACGCCGGGCTCGGCCCGGGCAGCCGGATCGGCATCCTGTCCGGCAACCGGGTGGACTCGTGGCTCACCGCCACGGCGGCCTGGTGCAGCGGGCTGGTGGTCACGTACCTCCACCCGATCGGATCGCTGGCCGACCACCTCTACCAGCTGAGCGACGCCCGCGTGGAGGCGCTCTTCGTCGACCCCGCGAAGTTCGCCGAGCGGGGCGCGACCCTGGCCGAGCAGGCGAACCTGAAGCACCTCTACACCTTCGGGTCTGCCGAGGTGGGCCGCGACCTGCACGCGGCGCGGGAGCAGGTGGGCAGCCACGCCCCAGTGGACGTGGCCGACCCGGACGACCTGGTCTGGCTCAACTACACCGGCGGGACGACGGGCCGGCCCAAGGGCGTGCGCTACCGGCACGCCTCGGTCCTGGGGCACTCGCGCTCGGTCCTCACCGACTTCGAGCTGCCTGCGGACCCGCGCTACCTGGCGGCCGCGCCGATCACGCACGTCGCGGGCACCAAGATCCTGCCCGTGCTGCTGCGGGGCGGGAGCGTGCACCTGCTCGACGGGTTCACCGCGTCCGGGGCGCTGCGGGCCATCGAGGAGCAGCGCCTGACGATGGCGCTCTTCGTCCCCACGATGATCTACACGCTGCTCGATGACCCTGCGTTGGACAGCACGGACCTCTCCTCCCTCGAGCTGGTCCTGTACGGCGCCTCCGCGATGTCGCCGAGCCGGCTCGCGGAGGGCCACGAGCGCCTGGGCGACGTCTTCGCGCAGCTATACGGCCAGAGCGAGTGCTACCCGATCAGCTACCTCTCTCGCGCCGACCACACGCGCGGCCGCGAGGAGCTGCCGGCGCTGCTGTCGTCGTGCGGATTCCCGGTGCACGGCACCTCCGTCGCTCTGCTGGACTCCGACGGCACGCCCGTGCCGCGAGGGGAGGCGGGCGAGATCTGCGTCCGCGGCCAGGCAGCGATGGAGGGGTACCACGACCTGCCCGCGCTGACCGAGGAGGCGCTGGCCGGGGGGTGGCTGCACACCGGCGACATCGGGACCCTGGACGACAGCGGCTTCCTCACGATCGTGGACCGCAAGAAGGACATGATCGTCACCGGAGGCTTCAACGTCTTCCCGCGGGAGGTCGAGGACGCTCTCACCTCCCACCCGGACGTCGCCACGGCCGCGGTGTACGGCGTGCCCGACGAGAAGTGGGGCGAGGCAGTGACCGCCGCTGTCGTGCTGAAGCCCGGCGCCACCGTCGACGAGGCGACCCTGGTCGCCCGAGTGAAGGAGCTCAAGGGGTCGGTGCAGGCCCCGAAACACGTCCACGTGCTCACTGAGCTGCCCATGACCGCCGTCGGGAAGATCGACAAGAAGCAGCTGCGCCAGCAGCACTGA
- a CDS encoding NADPH:quinone oxidoreductase family protein: MRRIVCTELGDPGLLRLVEDPTPRPGTGQVLVGTEACGVSFVDGLVVRGGYQVRPPLPFTPGNCFAGVVMEVGEGADPGLLGSRVAGVTEGLGGAYSSHVVARADGVAPVPEGLAPELVAANIESYLTMAFATEHRVTIVPGETVVVLGAGGGIGLAAVDIARALEAQVVAVASSAEKQEAALRAGAWTAIGYDDLKDRIREVTGGAGADVVVDPVGGEAAESALRALATDGRFCVLGFASGEIPRLPANIVLLRNRAVVGVDWGDWSREVGGPQGNAALLTTVLERFATGELRPPAPTPAALADAGRVLGLLGTRQAVGKHVLVP; encoded by the coding sequence GTGCGGCGGATCGTGTGCACCGAGCTCGGCGACCCCGGGCTCCTGAGGCTGGTGGAGGACCCCACCCCGCGGCCCGGCACCGGCCAGGTGCTGGTCGGAACCGAGGCCTGCGGGGTCAGCTTCGTCGACGGGCTCGTCGTCCGGGGCGGCTACCAGGTGCGGCCGCCCCTGCCCTTCACGCCGGGCAACTGCTTCGCCGGCGTCGTGATGGAGGTGGGGGAGGGGGCCGACCCCGGGTTGCTGGGGAGTCGCGTCGCGGGCGTCACCGAGGGGCTGGGCGGGGCTTACTCCTCGCACGTCGTGGCTCGCGCCGACGGCGTCGCGCCCGTCCCCGAGGGCCTGGCACCCGAGCTGGTGGCCGCCAACATCGAGAGCTACCTGACGATGGCCTTCGCCACCGAGCACCGGGTGACGATCGTCCCCGGGGAGACCGTGGTCGTCCTCGGGGCGGGCGGCGGGATCGGCCTCGCCGCCGTGGACATCGCCCGGGCTCTGGAGGCCCAGGTGGTCGCAGTGGCGTCGTCGGCGGAGAAGCAGGAGGCCGCGCTGCGCGCCGGTGCGTGGACGGCGATCGGCTACGACGACCTCAAGGACCGGATCCGGGAGGTCACCGGCGGCGCCGGAGCCGACGTGGTCGTCGACCCCGTCGGGGGAGAGGCGGCCGAGAGCGCGCTGCGCGCGCTCGCCACCGACGGCCGGTTCTGCGTCCTGGGGTTCGCCTCGGGCGAGATCCCGCGGCTGCCGGCCAACATCGTGCTGCTGCGCAACCGGGCGGTCGTCGGCGTCGACTGGGGCGACTGGTCCCGCGAGGTCGGCGGCCCCCAGGGCAACGCCGCGCTGCTGACGACGGTGCTGGAGCGATTCGCGACCGGCGAGCTCCGCCCGCCCGCGCCGACGCCAGCGGCGCTGGCGGATGCCGGGCGCGTCCTGGGCCTGCTCGGCACCCGGCAGGCCGTGGGCAAGCACGTCCTGGTGCCCTGA
- a CDS encoding NAD(P)H-dependent flavin oxidoreductase gives MTQRVPASVADRLRIPAIAAPMLAVSGPELVAAACRAGVVGAFPTANARSVTELDDWFGQLAGERDSDRADGAGDWAPWCPNLIIRQPRLAEDVEVLVRHRVEMVITSVGSPAAVVPTLHDAGALVLADVATLRHAERAVEAGVDGLVLLTAGAGGQTGWLNPFAFAREVRRFFDGVLVLAGGIGDGIALRAATTLGCDLGYLGTRFIATRESRAADEYKQMLVGAGMDDVVLTKAFTGLATSMLRPSIEAAGLEVDRLDEQVTQETAAAMFGSGADGPRRWSQIWSAGHSVSSVEDVPTVAELVDRLAKEYASAG, from the coding sequence ATGACCCAGCGCGTTCCCGCGTCCGTCGCGGACCGGCTCAGGATCCCCGCGATCGCCGCCCCCATGCTCGCGGTCAGCGGACCGGAACTCGTCGCCGCCGCCTGCCGCGCCGGCGTCGTGGGCGCCTTCCCCACCGCCAACGCCCGGTCCGTCACCGAGCTCGACGACTGGTTCGGCCAGCTCGCTGGGGAGCGCGACTCCGACCGCGCCGACGGCGCAGGCGACTGGGCTCCCTGGTGCCCCAACCTGATCATCCGCCAACCCCGTCTGGCCGAGGACGTGGAGGTCCTCGTGCGCCACCGGGTCGAGATGGTCATCACCAGCGTGGGCTCGCCCGCGGCGGTGGTGCCCACCCTGCACGATGCCGGCGCCCTCGTGCTCGCAGACGTCGCGACCCTCCGGCACGCCGAGCGCGCCGTCGAGGCGGGCGTCGACGGTCTCGTCCTGCTCACCGCCGGCGCGGGCGGACAGACCGGCTGGCTCAACCCCTTCGCGTTCGCGCGTGAGGTCCGCCGGTTCTTCGACGGCGTCCTCGTGCTCGCCGGAGGCATCGGTGACGGGATCGCCCTGCGCGCGGCGACGACCCTGGGCTGCGACCTCGGCTACCTGGGCACGCGCTTCATCGCCACCCGGGAGAGCCGTGCGGCGGACGAGTACAAGCAGATGCTGGTCGGCGCCGGGATGGACGACGTGGTGCTGACCAAGGCCTTCACCGGCCTGGCCACCAGCATGCTCCGTCCGTCGATCGAGGCAGCCGGCCTGGAGGTCGACCGCCTCGACGAGCAGGTGACCCAGGAGACGGCGGCCGCCATGTTCGGGTCGGGCGCCGACGGCCCGCGTCGCTGGAGCCAGATCTGGAGCGCCGGGCACTCGGTGTCGTCGGTCGAGGACGTCCCGACGGTCGCCGAGCTGGTGGACCGGCTGGCCAAGGAGTACGCCTCGGCGGGCTGA